GACGTCGACGGCCAGATCCTCATCAACGACGGCGTCGCCGCCCCCGGGGCGTTCGTGAAGGTCGCGCTCACCGAGGTGGCGGGGTACGACCTCGTCGGACGGATCGTCGATGGCGACCCCGCGTAGCCTCGGCGACCGGCTCGCCCTCGTCCTCGCCACCGGCTTCGGCACGGGATACGCCCCCGTCGCCTCCGGGACGTTCGGCTCGCTCCCCGGTCTCGCCCTCGCGTGGGGGCTGGCGGCGGCCTGGGGCGAAGGGGCGCTCCTCGCGGGAACGTGCCTCGTCACGGCCGCCGGGGTCGTCGCGGCCGATCGCGCCGCGGCGATCTTCGGCGAGGAGGACCCCGGCCGCGTCGTCGTCGACGAGGTCGCCGGCCAGATGGTCACCCTGGTGATGGTCCCCAAGACCCTCCCGCTCCTCGCGCTCGGGTTCCTCGTGTTCCGCGCGCTGGACGTCTGGAAGCCGTGGCCGGCGCGGCGGCTCGAGGACCTGCCGGGCGGCTCGGGTATCATGGCCGACGATCTCGCCGCGGGGATCTACGCGAACCTGATCCTGCAGG
This sequence is a window from Candidatus Polarisedimenticolaceae bacterium. Protein-coding genes within it:
- a CDS encoding phosphatidylglycerophosphatase A, whose translation is MATPRSLGDRLALVLATGFGTGYAPVASGTFGSLPGLALAWGLAAAWGEGALLAGTCLVTAAGVVAADRAAAIFGEEDPGRVVVDEVAGQMVTLVMVPKTLPLLALGFLVFRALDVWKPWPARRLEDLPGGSGIMADDLAAGIYANLILQAVVAWAPAAFTGVVRG